Sequence from the Streptosporangium brasiliense genome:
CCCAGCGCGCCCCAGAGCATCAGCAGCGCACCGCAGACGGTCAGCAGCAGCCCGACGCCGCGCCCCGGCCCCACCCCGATGACGTCACCGACGAGTGTGTCCGCCAGGGCGCCGCCCGGGACGAGCAGCGGGCCGAAGACGTCGTCGGCCAGCGACGGCGCGGTGAGGAACGCCAGCGGCGTCATCGACACCGCCAGCATCTGGTTGGTGGCCAGCACCCGGCCCTGCAGCTCCAGGCCGACCTTGAGCTGGATGAGCGCCAGCCAGTGCGCGTTCAGCACGGTGAGGAACACCCACGACATCAGCCCGCCGAAGGCCGCCAGCGCCAGCGAGGGCCGCAGCCCGACCAGCAGCACCCCGGCCCCGAAACCGATCACGAAGCCGACCATGCCGATCGCGCGACGCTCGGTGCCACCCCAGAACACCATGACCAGCGAGCCGAGCACCGCGCCCACGCCCTGCATCGCGGTCACCGCGCCCACGCCCGCGACGTTGCCGAACGACAGCACCGCGGGCACGGTCACGGCCAGGGCGAGCATGTTCAGGTAGTTCATCACGACGAAGAACCCGATCATGATCATCAGGGGGCGGCGCCGTACGAGGAAGCGCCAGCCGCCGACGATGGCCTGCCCGAAGGTCTCCTCCAGGCGGTAGAACAGCCGGTCGGGGAAGCGGACCAGCAGCAGCGTGCCGAGCCCGGCGAGGAAGGTGACCACGTCCACGGCCACCACGCCGTGCAGGCCGACCAGCGCGATGAGCGCGGCGCCGCCCAGCGGGCCGATGAGCATGCCCAGACCGGTGCCGAGGTTCGCCACCGCGTTGGCCTGCATGAGGTACGGCTTGGGCACCAGCTGCGCCACCGCCGCCAGGTAGGCGGGCCGGTGGAAGGCCGTCACCAGCGACAGCAACCCGGCGATGATCCCGACCTGCCAGACCTCCAGCCGCCCCAGCCACAGCAGGATCACCAGGGCCGCGGTGGCCGCGGCGGAGACGCCGTCGCACACCAGCATGACCCGCCTGCGGTCCACCCGGTCGGCGACCGCGCCGCCCAGCGGCGCCGCCAGCAGCGACGGCAGCAGCGCGAGCATGCTGACCAGGGCGTAGTCCAGCACCCGGCCGCTCTCCTGGTAGGCCCACACGCCCAGCGCGAAGGAGGTCAGCGCGGCACCGAGCAGCGACACGGTCTGCCCGGCCGCGACGGTGTAGAAGCGGCGCAGGTCCCGGCGGGCGCTCCGGCCCGCGACCTCGACCTCCCCGACCGGCTCGGGCAGGTCGCCGCCGGCCCAGCGGTCCAGGTGCTCGGAGATGTGCCGGGCCAGGGGCTCGGCCTGGTGCTTGATGAAGTAGTGACCGGCCCGGGGGATCGTGGCCAGCCCCACCCGGTCGGCGAACGCCCCCCACTCCCGGTAGCGCTCCTGGTAGAGCTCGGTCGCGCGGTCCCGCTCGCCGATCACGCACAGCAGCGGCGCCGCGAGCCTGCGCTCCTCGCCGGCGGGGGTGTCGAGGTGGCGGCTGAACCACGCCTGCGCCTCCTCGACGTCGTGCCGCAGGCCGCGCAGCATGGTCTCGGTGTCGCCGAAGTCCTCGTCCAGGGCGCCCAGCGTGCGCAGGAAGTCGCGCTGGGTGCGGTCGGAGGCCCAGCGATGGGCGGGGAACCTCCGGTTCCACCAGGCCGACAGCCGTCCGGGCAGCCGGGCGTCGGGGAAGCTGCCGCCGACGAAGACGCCGGCGACCGGGGTCCCGGACGCCTCCAGCCGCAGCGCCAGCTCGGTCGCGGCGGCCGAGCCGACGCAGTGTCCGTACAGCGCGATCGGGCCGGGTCCCCCGGGCAGCTCGGCCAGCTCGGCCACGATCCGGCCGACGAGCTCCGGCATCGGCAGCATGGCCTCGTCCGGCCGGGCCGGGTCGTGTCCGGGCAGCTCGACGGCCAGCACCGCCGTGGTGGGGGAGATACGGGTCAGCGCGGCGGCGAGCGGCTGGTAGGCGGCGGCCGAGCCGCCGCCGTAGGGCAGGCAGACGACGGTACGGCTCGCCGTGCGCGGACCGGCCAGCCGGTGCAGCAGCCCGGCCGGGGCCTCGGCGCCGCCGTCGAGGTGGGCGGCCAGCTCGCGGACCGTGGGCCGGGTGAACAGGTCGATCACCCGCAGCGACGGGTCGATCTCCCGGACCGCCCGGACCGCGCGGAAGGAGTCGCCGCCCAGTGCGAAGAAGTCGTCGTCGACGCCGACCTCGACGTCCAGGATGTCCGCCCACACCGCGGCGATGCGCACCTCGGTCGGCGTGCTCGGCGCGACCCGCTCCGCGGCGGGCGCCGCCTCGGGGATCGGCAGGCGGGCCCGGTCGACCTTGCCCAGCGGGGTGAGCGGCAGCTCGTCGAGGACGACGATCGCGGGCGGGACCATGTAGTCGGGCAGCCGCTCACGCAGCCCCGCCCGGATCACCGCGAGGTCCACCGAGGCGGGCGCGACCCAGGCGGCCAGCCGCCGGGAGCGGCCCTCGCCGACCGGCAGCACCGCGGCCTCCCGGACCCCGGGCTGCTCCTGCAGCGCGGCCTTCACCTCGCCCAGCTCCACCCGGAAGCCCCTGATCTTGACCTGGTCGTCGACCCGGCCGAGGAACTCCACCAGCCCGGCGGAGTTGAGCCGGACCCGGTCGCCGGTGCGGTAGCAGCGGTCGGCCCCGGTCACCGGGTCGGGGACGAACCGCTCGGCGGTCAGGTCGGGGCGGTTCAGGTAGCCGCGGGCCAGGCTGGGGCCGGCCACCCACAGCTCGCCCGGCACCCCGGCGGGCAGCGGACGGCCCGCGGGGTCGACGACGTAGCAGTCGACGCCGGCCAGCGGGCGGCCCAGCGGGACCGACCCCGACCCCGACGGCGGATCGGGCACCCGGCCGCCGAGCACCGAGACCGTCGTCTCCGTCGGCCCGCAGTGGATCTGCACCTCCAGGTCGGGGTCGGCCGCCCGGACACGCTCGGCCAGCTCCCACGACGTCGCCTCACCGGCGAGGATCAGCAGCCGGCGCGGCAGCATCCGGGCCAGGTCGCCGTGG
This genomic interval carries:
- a CDS encoding non-ribosomal peptide synthetase/MFS transporter encodes the protein MTVSDERRSALSARLSAARRAAAQAVPAIPARETTGGPAPLSPAQARLWFLAQLDDLAAYNVPAVVRLRGPLDVAALLGAVRDLADRHEVLRSLVTDEGATPVDAGRVPIAVEDLDDHDLLEERLREEVARPFALDSEPPTRALLLRLTGADEHVLALTVHHIAFDAQSRNLALAELAALYAARLGLAGPPAAPQVRYADYAAWLAGQPEGDLAWWTGRLAGLEPVLDLPVDRARPSVADWSGAAVPVRLPRALTARVREAAAETGCTPFMVLLAAWQELLGRTSGTDDVPVGVPEVGRLHPDTARMLGCFVNTLVLRGDRSGEPTGRELLARTKDAVLDALTHRDVPFERIVEHLHPERSLATTPIFQALLNVLDDRPQVLDFPGLTAEQAPPAPRTTKYDLNLAFVNDGDEYDGELTYRTDLFDEATVRRMTGWYLNLLEGMLADLDAPAAAVPLEPVTGPAVAGARTRMDLTRPLHAVVGDWARRTPEATAVVDASGSLTYGEVDRLADRLARHLAAAGVRPDEPVGVLVDRRSVLVPALLGVLRAGGAYMPMEPAYPDDRLAYMLETAGARVVLADREHAGRVPGTLVLPDLLAAGPDGPVEVDVTPGHLAHVIFTSGSTGRPKGAAIEHRSALHYLHGLAELVPEDCSSYGMVSTIASDLVLTCLYGALVRGAAVHLVDQDAATDPEAYAAYLAKHPIDVIKMVPSHLELLAAHGDLARMLPRRLLILAGEATSWELAERVRAADPDLEVQIHCGPTETTVSVLGGRVPDPPSGSGSVPLGRPLAGVDCYVVDPAGRPLPAGVPGELWVAGPSLARGYLNRPDLTAERFVPDPVTGADRCYRTGDRVRLNSAGLVEFLGRVDDQVKIRGFRVELGEVKAALQEQPGVREAAVLPVGEGRSRRLAAWVAPASVDLAVIRAGLRERLPDYMVPPAIVVLDELPLTPLGKVDRARLPIPEAAPAAERVAPSTPTEVRIAAVWADILDVEVGVDDDFFALGGDSFRAVRAVREIDPSLRVIDLFTRPTVRELAAHLDGGAEAPAGLLHRLAGPRTASRTVVCLPYGGGSAAAYQPLAAALTRISPTTAVLAVELPGHDPARPDEAMLPMPELVGRIVAELAELPGGPGPIALYGHCVGSAAATELALRLEASGTPVAGVFVGGSFPDARLPGRLSAWWNRRFPAHRWASDRTQRDFLRTLGALDEDFGDTETMLRGLRHDVEEAQAWFSRHLDTPAGEERRLAAPLLCVIGERDRATELYQERYREWGAFADRVGLATIPRAGHYFIKHQAEPLARHISEHLDRWAGGDLPEPVGEVEVAGRSARRDLRRFYTVAAGQTVSLLGAALTSFALGVWAYQESGRVLDYALVSMLALLPSLLAAPLGGAVADRVDRRRVMLVCDGVSAAATAALVILLWLGRLEVWQVGIIAGLLSLVTAFHRPAYLAAVAQLVPKPYLMQANAVANLGTGLGMLIGPLGGAALIALVGLHGVVAVDVVTFLAGLGTLLLVRFPDRLFYRLEETFGQAIVGGWRFLVRRRPLMIMIGFFVVMNYLNMLALAVTVPAVLSFGNVAGVGAVTAMQGVGAVLGSLVMVFWGGTERRAIGMVGFVIGFGAGVLLVGLRPSLALAAFGGLMSWVFLTVLNAHWLALIQLKVGLELQGRVLATNQMLAVSMTPLAFLTAPSLADDVFGPLLVPGGALADTLVGDVIGVGPGRGVGLLLTVCGALLMLWGALGLWYRPLRRMEDALPDAVAGAEIADDLDAVQVEADAVLLEGAGRSG